In Ictalurus punctatus breed USDA103 chromosome 18, Coco_2.0, whole genome shotgun sequence, the genomic stretch TAGATTAATAATGAGATGCTGCTCTGAAGGTGGGCTGGTCGTTGACGTTTTATCGATTCAGCAGATGTTTAACCAAGTTAGGTCCAAGAATGTAACTGAGGATCCGGTCCTGAGACGTGAACTCGGAACCTGCCAGGATAGAACTGTAAAATTAAAGTGAAATTGATGTACCGTCTCCCTGATTTGGGAAGATCTCTGCAGGAACGCCTCCACTATTTCATAAGGACTTCGCGCACCACAAGATGGAGGAACACTCCGTGGCTAActgggttttctttttcttcgtttttttttttctgtttgtttttttttcccccctctagCTGCCCAACACACACTTTGTCAAACCGGCGCCGGATTAACAGAACCGGACCAGGCCGTGAACAAATCCGAGTTGACGAAGGGAGCGGGCGGTCTGATTTGATGGAGCATTCGCGACGGTTTGCGAGTGATCTCATCGCCGCTAGTAAACTGGCTGAAATTGAAAACTTGTCCTTGTAGCTTTGGAATAGAAATTGCAGAATTTTCCAGGGCTGAAGAACCGCTGCATGAAAATGTAGTGAAAACAAGAGGAAGGTTTGTCAGATGATTTTTCCAAGCAGACTTCAAAATAACCCGGAATACCAGGGGGCGGGCGATACGCCATGCGTAAACTGGCAGAAGTACAGTAGTGtcgcataaaaaaaaatgataaataataataaattagctAGTAATAAACAAGTGTACAATACATTTtgttgcctttttaaaaaaaatatttaatatgacTATATAAGTAACATTTGACGATTTTAAAGATTAAGTACAAATTTTTAACATCAACTACAACTACTAATTGTGATTATTGTCAGAAAAGACTTGCGGTTATTAGGACATCGATATTATATCATGGTATCGCCCAGCTCTACTGCATCCACTGCGTCCGaaaacaaaagtgaaaagggTGTTTGGTTTTCTTTGCGTTATCGTTTTGAATCGCTCCGATTCGCCGCCACGTTTCTTAAACCTTGCCGTATTTCACGAAGCTGAGACGGTTCCAAACACCTCGCCGTGACGGTTTTTATTAACGCCGCGGCGATCACAACGGAGCGGAGAGAAAAgatcgggggggggggattatcACATCTACAATGATCGACGTGTTCTGGGCGCGTAATCGCGGGACGTCGAGTCCGACTCCGGTCCATCCGAGATTCAACGAACGCGAAATCAAACCGggatattcagaggagcttgcgattttttatatatttatttgtttttttcccccaaagagTGTTTCCGGAGATCCGGGCCGAGACGTTCAGCCGAAGCCTTCTCGCGTTCGCGTGCGTCGAACGCGAATATCGCCGCGAAATACCGCACGGAACGATCTCACGCGACCGCGATTTCGCCATTTCAAATGAACCAGAAAGTTGCATCGCAAAATTTTCTCAAGAAGCCGCGAGAGCGAGCGTCTTTAGCCGCAAAGATCACAAAACCACGCTGTGAAATCCTGTAGTCTGattagaaatgtttaaaaaaaaaaaaagaaacaaataaaaatctgcagATCGAACAGCAGAAAGCGCTCGGACTCTGTCCTGtcgtattttttattttttttaaaattaattttaacaGCTAAACCGCTCTCCGAATTCTACCGAATCAGCATTTACCCCGCCGCCTCTGAGGTTCTTATTCCACGCTCGTAACGAAATCGCTGCTTTTGCTCTCTCGAGTCATTTCTGCAGAGTATCTCCGTGTCGTTTAGCTTTATCTCAGTGATCGTGTGACTGTAGACATTATTTGATTGTAAGAATGAAGTGCTGTTACATTCCTGTTGAGCGGGTACGAGATGATAACGACGTGCGCGTCATCTGTTCGGTCTCGtgtgactgttttgtttttgttttgaaacaaAAATACTCATCAGCTCTTCGACAGAACGCAGGTGATACTGTGGTATCGCGtatggtttttgtttgtgttgggAATTTCTGTACTAGTACAACAAATCTATTTTGCTCTTTGTATCACTTGTATCATTTGtatcaataataaaatatttatatgtcAAAggacgtgcgtgtgtgtgataaaatttaaaaaatcttttatttacaatatgggacacaaacaaacatgtattaCGACGTCGGAACACTAAACAGGAGAATCTTGCGGACAACAAAAATACGTTTGTTTCAGTTGCGTCTGTCAGAGTCTCGGTCTCTCCGTTTGTCCGTTTCTCCGTCTCTATGGTGTCGTTCGTTctcgccatctctctctctatatctgtcCTTAACCCTGTCTCGGACCCTTTCTCTTTCGCATTCTCTTCCCCTGTCTCGCTCCCGCTCCTCACGTGGACGCTGCgcttctctccctctcgccTCGTCTCTGCTCTTCCCCGTCCTCCTCTCgtcctctctgtccctctctcgttctctctctcctctcctgtgATTTCCGTGCTGCTGCTGATCCTCCTGTCTTTCCCGCGAGTTCCTCGCCTCTTGGCCTCCGGACTCCTGCGCCCCCTTCAGGCCGTACTTCTCGTAACCCGTgtcctctttctccttcttcacCCTCGCAGCAGGAGTCGAAGGAGAGAGACGGTCCGTCTGCGCCGCTCGCCTTTCCTCTCTCgcttccttcttcttttcttttttctcccgcttcttctttttcttcttttcttttttatctgtTGTAGCAGATCACACAGCGCGTATGAATCCTCTGCATCGTAACGCGCCGTcaagaatcctttttttttttttttaaacaaaaaagacgACTCACCCTTTTTCGCTTTCTTTACCGGCGAAAGACCCTCGTCCTCCGATTCCGACCCGGACGAGAAACGCGTTTTGGGGGCGCAGCCTTCCTCCCTGAGCCGTTTGGTGACGTCGTCGATGTCCTCTGAATCTTTGGGCGGACGGTAATTAGACACGTGGTCCACGCGTAACGTCCGGCCTTTGATCTGTGGAGGGAAACGTGACGCGATGCTGATAAACGGatggaaatgaaataaatgaacgCACACGATACGTCACGTCACCGACTTTCTATGCAGGCCTCATATAGAATATATTCACAACAAGTTAGGACGCGTTAATAAAGCATTATACTCGTCGTTGTAATTATTAACTGAAAAGCCATTACAGTTTAGAACCATATTTATAACTGTGGATTTATTCGATGTTATAAATCAGAGTGCATTATAGGCCGTTTATAACACGTACGAATGTCAAATCCGATGACGTTCGGACTCTTTAAGGATGTTTTAAGTAGCTTTTACACCAGGGACAATTATTTTTTCCCTAAATATAGATCTAGAGCACTAAATTGACAAAAGCTGTAGTGTTGTAGTAGTAAGGTGATCGTGGTGTTAATAACGCATCGTGATGTGATAAACGCGTTCGTAGCGAACCGAAACCGTGACTAAAACCTAACCAGTGCCACGAAGTCATCAGCGCGAGTCGAGTGTCTTACCTTGATGCCGTTAAAGTTATCCACCGCCAGAACTGTGCTCCTTTGGTCCTCGTAGCACAGGAAACAAAACCCCTTCGACTTCCCCGTCTTCTTATCCCGCACCAAGTTGATGTTGGCGATCTCTCCGTACCTGCCACGGAGAGAAGACGCAGAATGAGAAGGcgcgttttttttttcgccGAGGGAGAAACGGCGTGCGATAAAAAGAGCCGGAACGTACTGCGAGAACACACAGATGATGTCTCCTTCGGTCAGCTCGTACGGAAATCCACCTGCGGGTCACGTCACAGGGAGAAACTGCAATCATACTTATAATCACGTTTATAGGAACACAACGGTACGGTAGTTCCAGCTGGactcaaatcacaggtttatattcacgCGCTCGTCCTAATAGCCCGATATCGTAATGACGATTGTTTCTAGGGGAACGGCTCGTTCTCAGGGATTTGCACGTGGCGGATGTGACAAAATATACCCGGCTAACGAGAAGAAACGTCTAGACGTCGATACGGTGAAGCGTTCTGTAAAGAGAAACTTATTTCACGTCAAAATGTGCGTGTGGTTAAACGGTTAAAAAGCGTTGAATCCGATAAAACCGTTTCAATCGCTCGGTAAACTGCTGCGGTATAGAAAGGAATAACCACCACTtcgggatgtgctgttagaggGAAATAACCCACTTCCGGGTGGGAACAGTACCTCCTTTTCGCATCAGATCACCCTGCGGTTGATGATTTTCCTCTAAGAGCACACCCccaagtgtgttattccttacacaatTAACACTGCTGGTAGATCAGCTGTATTTCAGCATGGCCAGTCATCTAATAAAGAGTTTTTTGCGCTCCAGGAACCTGTGATAAGAGTTTACAGGGTTAAGTAAAGCTATTAAcgtgttgtgtgtttacatcatttatttatttatttatttttcttttccctctcaCCGATGAAGATCCAGGCGCTATCCTTGTACTCTGCATGCCACGACACCGAGTCCTTAATGCCGAGATGAGCTTCTTTTTCATTCAGTTCATTGATGAGCTTCACTTTAGTAAGCGGACTGTtttaaaacacatacacacacacacacacacacagttagccAGATAGCTAGCGTGCTAGCTAGGATCACACTGCTGGCTAAGCGCTAAGCTAACTAGCCAGCACACGGAGTAGTTTGAAAATAAACTGATCATGAgccatatttattcattatactGAGACAAagctttttaataataataataataataacacgaTAAACACCGTTAAACACTGAAACCACGTCTTACTTCATTGTAGGTTTGTTTTCTTGCTCACGCGCATGTAGTTCCGCCGGCACGTTTCGAAATATGTGCGTAACGTTATTTACTTCCGGGTGGAAACAACGTCGTTCACGTTATAGTACCCTAAACATGatcaaaataaacagtaatgaaaACTATagactgtactatactgtactaaaGAGTTTTGTGTTATAttatgggtttttttctctctttcatttacgctttaaataaatgaaatataattacATTTGCCCTGCGACACCCGTATGAGGTTCTTCCCCTAAACTTTATGCGACAACGTTGGAATTTGCACATGATTGCCTAGAATGTccttgtatgctgtagctttacaatatCCCCTAAGAACGAAGAAgcccaaacactgttccagtAGCACAATACACCTGTGAACAAAGTGAGATCCGCGAAGACATGGTGcgttaaggttggaagaagatggaagaactcgagcgtcctgcacagagccctgacctcaaccccactgaacagctTTGGGTTGagctggaacaccgactgcaccccaggcctcgtCACCCACCAtcataaatctgaaatgggatgttcgACAAGCACGtgcgggtgtgatggtcaggtgtccacaaacttttggatgTATAGTGTACGTTATGCTtgacaaacaaacccaaatctGATTAAAATTCAGTGAATCGTTTGAAAAAATGGATTGAACTAAATCTGAGAGTAAAATCATAATGCATAGCTTGCAGTCGAaccatatttaattaaaatgtatcgTCAGATTGAATATtaacagctccagggtccctagTTAGATCCTGTATGACCGTACAGAGTCCGTGTGGGTTTCCCCGGGGTTGTCTGGTTTCTTCtcacctcacaaaaacatgccagaagGTGGgttggtgactctaaattgcctaatcacagtgtgaatgtgtgtgcccgGTGCCTGGTGTCCCCAGGGTCGAGGACCGAGTGTCGAGTGTGTCCTCTGTCATGCCCAGGGTTCCCAAGATAGGCTCCGCATCCCAGCACAGCTCTGAATACTGatgatgattgaatgaatgactACACACATAAAAGTCATACATGTCAGGATAATGCAGGGTTCCTTAATTTGTACAGCTTTGACCCCAACATACACCTTGTTTATTAACGTAAGTATTAACGTTTTAAAAGAGCTTGTTGTGAAATCGGTCTGAAAGTCTTTATTCTAAGAAAAGCAGTAAagaaacacatgaaaatgaCCTGAAATTCAGACTGATCCCCGTGTATCCAAACGTTACAATATACACAATCATGAACAACATTTTCACCCATATTACATTtgctacccttttttttttctctgtgtgtgtgtgtgtgtgtgtgacgtggTCCACTTATTCCTGCTCCCATTCTACAGGATCCCAGTGCATTCCAATACTTATCCCAATAATCCCAACACACCAGAATGCAGTTTCTGTAGCCTAAAGTTTCCTTTAGCAATATTAGAAAATCGGACCGAGCTGTGATCATGTATAATGCTCCctgaataatttatttacacGATCAGAAATAAATACTCATTTTCCCTCGTTTCTCGGGTGGTCGGGTGGTACCATCACTGtacatttgtgtatttttcaCCTGGACACATAAATAATTTAAAGCTGCATAATTGGACCTTAAGTACCCCTCATGTAcctttttaaagctttaatctAAAGGCTAATTAAAGGTCCACCACACGCACCTTCCCAGGTAAAAGATCCACACTAAAGGTACCACAGCGACAAGGAGAAGTCAGTTCGGAAACTTCCTTTCAGTACTTCAGAGTGTTCCGAGGTACTGAAAAAGTCCTCATGAATTGGATCAGGTGTATCGTACTGTATACGGTAAAGTTGAGAACCCCCTtttgcagaaaaacaaa encodes the following:
- the rbmx2 gene encoding RNA-binding motif protein, X-linked 2, whose amino-acid sequence is MNPLTKVKLINELNEKEAHLGIKDSVSWHAEYKDSAWIFIGGFPYELTEGDIICVFSQYGEIANINLVRDKKTGKSKGFCFLCYEDQRSTVLAVDNFNGIKIKGRTLRVDHVSNYRPPKDSEDIDDVTKRLREEGCAPKTRFSSGSESEDEGLSPVKKAKKDKKEKKKKKKREKKEKKKEAREERRAAQTDRLSPSTPAARVKKEKEDTGYEKYGLKGAQESGGQEARNSRERQEDQQQHGNHRRGERERERDREDERRTGKSRDEARGREAQRPREERERDRGRECERERVRDRVKDRYRERDGENERHHRDGETDKRRDRDSDRRN